Part of the Halomarina litorea genome is shown below.
GCAAGTCGGACCGTCAGATCGGAGCTTCGAGAAGGGGATACCATAATCCTGGAATCGACAGTTCCCCCGGGAACAACCGATACCGTAATCCGACCGATTGTAGAGGAGTCGGGACTCGTAGCAGGCGACGACTTCGGGCTGAGCTACTCCCCGGAAACGGTGTTACCTGGAAACATCCTAGAAGAGCTACGCGAGAACGACCGCATCGTCGGCGGTATCAGTGAGGAGTCGACCACTGCTGCTATCGACCTGTACGGATCGTTCGTCCAAGGGGACATCCACACGACAGCCGATACGACGACCGCGGAGTTTGTCAAGCTCATCCAGAACACGTTTCGGGATACGAACATCGCACTCGCGAACGAACTGGCGAAAATCGCTCGTGATCACGATATCGACGCTCGGGAGGCGATTCGTCTCGCAAACGAACACCCACGAGTCGATATCCATCATCCTGGACCGGGCGTTGGCGGTCACTGTCTCCCCATCGACCCATGGTTCCTCGGACAGAACTCGGACGAGCTCGACCTCGTTTCGACCGCCAGACAGGTTAACGATGGGATGACCGAGTACATCGTGGAATTGCTACGGAAAGAACTGGGAGCGCTTGAGGGTCAGCGAATCGCGATTCTCGGGATCGCATACAAGGGGAACGTCGACGACATCCGGAACAGTCCTGGACTGGCACTCGCCCGTTCGTTGCAGAGCGCTGGACAAATGACGGCTTCCGTGGTTGCTCCTGATGGTGGTAAGGCTGGTGCCAGCATCGATATTCGGCTCAACGATCCCCACGTCAACGACCAGACGCTGAATCTCCGTCCAATCGAGGAAGCCACCGACGCCGCCGACGCCGTCGTTATCGCTACGGACCACACCGAGTATACACAAATCGACCCCCGAGAATTACGAGAGCGAATGGA
Proteins encoded:
- a CDS encoding nucleotide sugar dehydrogenase; the protein is MSSICVHGLGYIGLPTAAMLANNGHSVRGYDIDAARVKRLEEGESSIDEPGLDDFVQTAIESGALTVTTEIRPAEYHVICVPTPFDVEQREADLSYVRAASRTVRSELREGDTIILESTVPPGTTDTVIRPIVEESGLVAGDDFGLSYSPETVLPGNILEELRENDRIVGGISEESTTAAIDLYGSFVQGDIHTTADTTTAEFVKLIQNTFRDTNIALANELAKIARDHDIDAREAIRLANEHPRVDIHHPGPGVGGHCLPIDPWFLGQNSDELDLVSTARQVNDGMTEYIVELLRKELGALEGQRIAILGIAYKGNVDDIRNSPGLALARSLQSAGQMTASVVAPDGGKAGASIDIRLNDPHVNDQTLNLRPIEEATDAADAVVIATDHTEYTQIDPRELRERMDGETVLDTKALVDPTQWEAAGLDVVRL